The following is a genomic window from Abditibacteriota bacterium.
GAAAACATGCCCTACGACTGCTGCGTCGAGGTGCCTGTGGTGGCTTCCAAATACGGCCTGAGGACCTGCCACGTGGGCAAGCTGCCCGATCAGCTGGCTCTGCTGAACAACATCACGGCCCGCTGTGAAGAGCTGGCGGTCACCGGCGCCCTGGAAGGGGACAAGCGCAAGGTGTTCCACGCCGTGCTGTTCGATCCTCTCACCTCCGCCGTGCTGTCTATGGAAGAAACGCAGAAGATGGTGGACGAAATGTTTGAGGCCAACAAGGACTACCTGGGCTATTTCAAAGACTGATCTGCCCGATGGCGCCGGCTCCGCAAACGTTGCGCGGAGCCGGTTTTGTTTGCCGGGCCCGCAGGGGACTTTGGCGCGGTCTGCCGGGGTTCCCGGGCCCCATAAATATCCTTCTGCCCCCCGCCGTATCGGCGGGGG
Proteins encoded in this region:
- a CDS encoding alpha-glucosidase/alpha-galactosidase; the encoded protein is ENMPYDCCVEVPVVASKYGLRTCHVGKLPDQLALLNNITARCEELAVTGALEGDKRKVFHAVLFDPLTSAVLSMEETQKMVDEMFEANKDYLGYFKD